One window of Lacerta agilis isolate rLacAgi1 chromosome 14, rLacAgi1.pri, whole genome shotgun sequence genomic DNA carries:
- the CHMP2A gene encoding charged multivesicular body protein 2a, protein MDLLFGRRKTPEEMLRQNQRALNRAMRELDRERQKLETQEKKIIADIKKMAKQGQMDAVKIMAKDLVRTRRYVKKFIMMRANIQAVSLKIQTLKSNNSMAQAMKGVTKAMATMNRQLKLPQIQKIMMEFEKQSEIMDMKEEMMNDAIDDAMGDEEDEEESDAVVSQVLDELGLTLTDELSNLPSTGGSLSVAAGKKAEASSAALADADADLEERLKNLRRD, encoded by the exons ATGGATTTGCTGTTTGGACGCCGGAAAACCCCGGAAGAGATGCTCCGGCAAAACCAACGGGCTCTGAACCGTGCCATGCGAGAGCTGGACCGAGAACGGCAGAAGTTGGAAACCCAAGAGAAGAAAATAATTGCTGACATCAAGAAGATGGCTAAACAGGGGCAGATG GATGCAGTGAAGATCATGGCGAAAGACCTGGTGAGGACAAGGCGCTACGTCAAGAAGTTCATCATGATGCGGGCTAATATCCAGGCAGTGTCCCTCAAGATACAGACCCTCAAGTCTAACAACTCCATGGCTCAGGCAATGAAAGGTGTCACCAAAGCCATGGCTACTATGAACAGACAG CTCAAGTTGCCCCAAATCCAGAAGATCATGATGGAGTTTGAGAAACAGTCGGAGATCATGGACATGAAGGAGGAGATGATGAATGATGCCATTGATGATGCCATGGgagatgaagaagatgaagaggaAAG TGATGCTGTTGTCTCCCAGGTGCTGGATGAGTTAGGTCTGACGCTGACGGATGAGCTATCCA ACTTGCCTTCAACTGGCGGTTCTCTGAGCGTGGCGGCGGGGAAGAAAGCCGAAGCCTCCTCTGCAGCTCTCGCCGATGCAGATGCCGACCTGGAGGAGCGCCTCAAGAACCTGCGGCGGGACTAG